The nucleotide sequence CTATCTGGTATATTTAACTGCAATGGCAGAAATAGGTATAGTTAATGAACTCTGCTAATGTTAggatagtgtcaaaaaacgtcttacattttgagaCTGATTGTTCCGTTCACAGGAAAGCACAACCAGTTCGCAGTTTTATCGACTTTCCATGGAATTGCTCTGCTAATGCAAACTTTCTGTAGGCTCATCGGTGCCATCAGGATTTGTTTTATGGGTCATGAGAGAGATGCCTCAACGACCAACAGTGGAAAGGCCCACCCAATCGAGAGTGGTTACCTTGTTCAGGGACAGACCATCCCCTACACAGGATCCACAGTGGAGAGCTGCTGTTACATCCTCTAACAAGGTATTCGAAATGTTATGTTTGTCAGGTCAAACTATTTAAAACTACAAATACCGATGGTACTACAGGAGCTAGATTTAAAATATTTCTGGAACTGTAGGCCCTCAAGTCAAGCCCAATTTAACCTGAAGAGAAAAACAAGTAAGGTAATGCTGAGACTTTTCCAGCATACTTGATGCGCTGGGACTTTTACCAACACATCGACGACTGGCCGGTACAAGATGGGGTCTGTAATTCCTACTCTAAGGTAGCTTTAGTTTGGAAACAATGGAATTTTACCTGTGGATGTAGCAAGGTTCCCGCCCAAGTATTGCGCATCGTGTGTTTATCCATTAGAGCTTTGGTCGGGCAAGGCCTGGATCAGTAACAAATGTAAATAGGCATAGAAATGACAGCGCTCTTCATGGTTTGGCGGTCAGGCTGTTATGTCTTCCCAAAATCTTCTGTTTAATGATGTGTTGTTGGTTCGGTTAGCTGGTGAGTTCTGTCCTGGAAACTGAAATCGAGCATCAAAAGAGATTTTTTTTTCCTGCTAGATATCTGCACTTGTGCTGTGATGTGACTAGCTTGGAAATGTAAAGTTGGTGCTAAAATAATTGCGTTCCTTGGATTGCTGCAGTTATAGATGATGGATCACCCCTGGACGAGTCTGTCAGTGTGTGTCTGGATGCAAGTGTGCAATGTTGCAATGCAGGCTCACGATGGGATTAAATGTTGACGGGAAGCTAAATAGTACTACAAACTTTTGAAGGCCGCCATGGGGCTCGGCTTAATAGAGGAGAGAAAGACAAAAGACAAGAGACGCTCGAATGCTGAGAAACCTGATATTTGATGGGATGCAGGTTTTAAATATTGACATTTTCGCTCAGCATGGCTCAGATAAGAGAAGAAGTTACAACGTGGCATAGGTCCTGGGTCCTTGATCCATTTTTTGGTCTGAAATGCAGTCTTTGCAGACCAAAGTGGTTACATATACTATATATCTCTTACCACAGTAGACAATCACATGGAGCATTGGTATCGCGGGTACAAAGATGCGCTGTCTTCAGCTGGAGATAGTGAGATGGGACTTCCCTCCATGATGACAGATTAGCAGCATTCCAGTGTTGGAAAGTAAGAATGGCACGCTGTGTCATCCTCCAATGCATTCATGGTAACGGCATTTTGAGTATGGTTTCTCCGCCATTTGCAAGGGTCAACAAGATTTGTCTATTCGGCCTGCAATGCTCCTTCCTTTTTTTTTTTGAGCAGTGCAATGCTCCTTCCTATTCAGCTATATCTGACAGTTGTTAGCTACCCCCGACAGCTCTCGACAGGTTTCCGTTACCACACCGCCACTGCCACCTGTGGCTGGCCTTAAAATCATGCGTGAATGCGTGATGCATGGAGCGAACCAACTACTCGCTTGGACGCCGCGGAATCCCAgacagatactccctccgttttgaattacttgtcgcatgtatagatgtattttagttctagatatatccatctgtctccgttccgaattacttgtcgcatgtatagatgtattttagttctagatacatccatttttacgaCGAGaaatttgaaatggagggagtatgtcgTGGAGATTCCAGGATCGAGGATTTCCGGGGGCATTTCTTCTTCGTAGGTTCGCGTGTTGACACTTGCTTTGAATGGTGTCGCTGATCGATGGGTTTGGCGCGCGCAGTCCACGTGATGTGTTGGCTGGCTCACGTAGGATTCTACTGCTCTTCTGCTCGGCTCACTCCTGCCGAGGAAAAAAATttaattttgttttatttaaaCAGGATGATGAAGCACCACCTTCGAATTTGGTCTTAACGATGCAGATAGGTGTTTGAAAAGAAATAACTACTCCCTCTCTTTCATAATGTAAGAGTTTTTTAatactagtgtagtgtaaaaagtgtcttatattatgtgacggagggagtaattgtcaAAAGGTGGCCAGTTTTGATAGGAACAAACATCTAAACTGAGTTCCGTCGGGACCCACGCACTGCAGCTTGCGTTGGATAAAGTGAGTTTTTTTAGGAAGGTAAACTTGGTTATTTGAATATTTACTTTTTGATTCACTACAAGTAGGGCCATACCCGATAACTAAATAGTAAGCTCCAACATGCATCAAAATGAAACATTACACTTACTGAGATGGCAATAAAATATTAATATAAAATCACACCCAAAAAAGCTCTGGTACGGAGCATAAAGCTCCACAAGAATCGTTCTCATCCTAAATCAAGCCCGCATGCATCTAAGTAACCGCTAATAACCGCCACAGAACCCGCCCAACTAAAAATAGCATCGGCCATCGCATGCATGCAACCACCACAAAAAAATTAACCTCTCCCAGCACTCTCTCTACCACCAGTCCGCCCCACACATCCACAAAAATACCATCCCTCTCGTCCCAGCAGGGCATGCCACTGACCATTATAACTGCCAGGAGATCCTCCCCATTCCCATCCGCACCACCACCCCCCACACTCCCCCGCGGTACAGCACGCCATCACGGGCATGGGCGCCACTGAGCCGTCGTCCGCGCCACCGCACCGCCCCGTCAGCATGTCGGCGTGCATGCCGTCCCCCTCGTGGTCGCCGCCCGGCCCCGGCGGCCGGCACCGCGCCGCCGTCGTGGTGCGGCGCCTGCAGGTGGCGGCGCGCGACGCCATCCCGGGCGTGGGCTGGTGCGGGCACCGGGCCTGGCGCAAGCTGCTGCGGCGGCTGGCGCAGGAGACCCGGTGCATCTGCAGCTCCCCGGCGCCGCCCTCCAGGCCCAGCACCTTCGGCTACGACGCCGTCAGCTACGCCAAGAACTTCGACGACGGGCGCCCCCACGCGCCCCACGCCCTCCACTGTGCCGCCGCCGACAAGCCGGCCCGCCGCTGACTCGTCCTTGATCCTCCCCATCCCTTTCTTTTATCTCGTCGTGCATGCATGGTTGCCCATCGCTCTCGCCGATGCGCGCGTATTTCTTATCTGTTTTTGCTCCTTGTTTTCGTTGATCCGATTTGGTGCTGTGATGGCCGCCCCGATGCCCGTCCCTAGGGATCTTTGTAATCTGTACATAGATCGAATGGAGATAACACGAGTGGCGCTTGGCCAAATGTAGGTCCTGCATAGTACGTACTTGTTAATTTGCTCCTTGGAGCAGTGGGTCTGTGTCTGTCTGTACGAAAGAGTCACTTTCAGTCATTCATACAAATCCTAAATCATGGATGATGAGAGAAATAGATCACACGCATGCACAAGAACTGCTCCCTCCGTGGGAGTAGTTTATTCCACCCCCTGAACATTGCTTTATTATGATCGAAGATGAGTTTAAGTGTCAGCATTAGGACAGAAAGGAGattagaaaaaaagaaaaggaaaagtgaAGGCTGCTACTCGATCCGGGAAAAGAATCATGCAATCATGAATCGAGGGAACAAAGAGAGGGAAAGAGGATGGATCGAGATCATTAGTCATGTCTTGCATACAGTAGACAAAAATCCGTTGGAATCCTTCGTTTCTTGGTTCCCGCGAACCAAATACCAAGAAAGCTCTCCGGGTTAACAGCTTGGGCGCCCCCGAATTGCTTCCTGCGAGAGCAATGCCATTGGGCACGTAGGCTGTACTAGCTAGCTCTACTCAAGACTGGACTCCAATCCATCGTAGGCGACGCACGGAGGGTTTCCTTCCCTTCCCGGCCGGGTTGCCTTCCTCTGGCAGAGAGAAAGGCAGAGCCGGGGTCGAAGCGGCCGCTGCAGCTGGAAATTCAACCACCACCAGCTCTGGTGTGGATCCAGCCAGGTCCTCTGTCAAGATCCACAAAGAGGGCAACCGCAGCATATGCATTTAGCAGAAGCCTTTTTCGTACTAGCAGCTTTGATCGCCATCTGCAGCATCAGCACAATGATCAGCATTCAGCAGGCAGCACTGAGAACTTGCTGGCCAGATTAAATGACACCGCGCGCATGCTGCTGCAAGCCTGCAGGtgtgtgtgtgggatgagcacgtCCGTAAATTATGTTATGTGGTCCGGCCAGGCCAGCTCCCTCGATGAATGCCACCTTAAACCTCTCGATCGCAGGCATGTGCCGAGCCTGAATGCTCACGGCCGCTTTTACTACCGGACTGGACCAGACAGAGCAAAGCAAAGCGTAGCATGCAATGCATGGTGGTATCACAGGTTGACGAGTTGGAGTACGTGTCCGCGTTGCAGTGAGCCGTGACCACATTTTTATGTCTCGTTGATGTATGTATATATCTGCAGAATAGAAAGATGGAACGGGGATGGATCGCCATATATGTAGGTTATAAGTATATTTTGCTTGTTTGCTTCAGCGTCCGCGGTGATTATATACGGTAGATCACTGCTGTCGGAGTACAACAAGATCTTCCACAACTACTCTAGTAGCgaaacctagccgccgccaccagTAGAGCCGCTCCTTCCGGCGCCATCTTCCGACGGCTCTCCTCCACCGGCGACCTtttggtcgtcggtggtgagggggtcgCAGGATCCCGCGCATGTGGATCGTTTTAGCTTTAGGTTTTTAGGGCCCAAGAAGTTTAGGGTTTTGAATCGTTCGACGTCTTGGCTTCGACGGAGGCGACGGCGATGCTGAATAAAGAAGCTTCGGATTCTTCTTCGGTGAGGCGATCGTCTCTATGGTCGGTGAAGGATCTAGGAACCAGCCTGTTCAAGCGGGGATGTCGTGGCGACGGTCGCATCCTTGTGGTGGACATGTGTCCttgggctccgccgttgcgacggtgTCTGCTCCAACGTCGGCCTGGAGCTTGTGTGGTAGTCGAGGAgcagatgcagattgtggtctgcatcgacgacatctagaAGATGGAACGTGTGCTGGGCTTGTGGTTCATAGAGGGCAGGTATTGTTTCCTCCTTCGACATCTTAGTCATGTGGGAGTGTCAGATctagagttcgatggcgtgtccggagtgttgccccggtctgattcgttcaacggcaatggttttg is from Triticum aestivum cultivar Chinese Spring chromosome 3A, IWGSC CS RefSeq v2.1, whole genome shotgun sequence and encodes:
- the LOC123058572 gene encoding uncharacterized protein; this translates as MGATEPSSAPPHRPVSMSACMPSPSWSPPGPGGRHRAAVVVRRLQVAARDAIPGVGWCGHRAWRKLLRRLAQETRCICSSPAPPSRPSTFGYDAVSYAKNFDDGRPHAPHALHCAAADKPARR